One genomic window of uncultured delta proteobacterium includes the following:
- a CDS encoding hypothetical protein (Evidence 5 : No homology to any previously reported sequences) → MPDNTSFWRNDESKSYAEMHIHYIYLILNIFCIMATCNAFHCFIIYETRCATRMIFFRIYGLR, encoded by the coding sequence TTGCCGGATAATACTTCCTTTTGGCGGAACGACGAAAGCAAATCATATGCCGAGATGCATATTCACTATATCTATTTGATATTAAATATTTTTTGCATAATGGCAACCTGCAATGCGTTTCATTGTTTCATTATCTATGAAACACGGTGCGCAACACGCATGATCTTCTTCCGAATATATGGTTTACGATAG
- a CDS encoding conserved hypothetical protein (Evidence 4 : Homologs of previously reported genes of unknown function), producing the protein MDAHVFRRVGAILAQVLCKARLERIHEPVPGVTAFSLYVSGEKRCLLCRRHRSVPLLFITERSPLPNPAFPPAAVMRLRKYAEGRILGEARCNWVERQLAFALPHPEGESGCFWLLLDCKNGPAILESLPPDFSTPPPWPAPADIPALLRQNGEHDAPWEAFRVLTPLLRRTLALLSPEDAAALLVDLEAGDGDLFWYAPAAPSALSEDSMPPRHVCAWPLPPGAEESAGMAESATPAEAGTVLPLLEAMQLPLLLAGAKAQTQSPAIKQDKSALRRHKRLLATLETEKNRLAAMLLLGDEARLLQANLWRLQPDARLEAVTLPRDPAKPADPAAPKGETVTIRLNSLMSVTENMQAMFRKASKAARGLAMLDARLALLRDTPPPAAAARPLPEKASPKTGKKTVFSPSLIQEFVSSDGFALWRGRSAEGNRALLKLARPFDLWFHVEDGPSAHLLLRRDHAAQEVPERTLREAAALVGLKSWRKDDPKAPVMVALAKHVQPIKGAASGTVRVQERLQTLLVSLEASLEQSLRPDNNTARPKEGESCTTRK; encoded by the coding sequence ATGGACGCACATGTTTTTCGCCGCGTTGGCGCCATTCTTGCCCAAGTGCTGTGCAAAGCGCGTCTTGAGCGCATTCATGAGCCCGTTCCGGGCGTCACGGCCTTTTCTCTCTATGTTTCCGGTGAAAAACGGTGCCTGCTTTGCCGCAGGCACCGTTCCGTTCCCCTTCTTTTTATAACGGAAAGATCTCCCCTTCCCAACCCGGCCTTTCCCCCCGCCGCCGTCATGCGGTTGCGCAAATACGCCGAAGGGCGAATTCTCGGCGAGGCCCGCTGCAATTGGGTGGAACGGCAGCTGGCCTTTGCCCTGCCCCACCCCGAAGGTGAGTCCGGCTGTTTCTGGCTGCTGCTGGATTGCAAAAACGGCCCCGCCATTCTGGAAAGCCTGCCGCCGGATTTTTCCACGCCTCCCCCATGGCCCGCGCCGGCGGATATCCCCGCGCTTTTGCGGCAAAACGGCGAGCACGATGCGCCGTGGGAAGCGTTCCGCGTTCTTACGCCGCTTCTGCGGCGGACGCTCGCCCTTCTGAGCCCGGAAGATGCCGCCGCCCTTCTTGTCGACCTTGAAGCCGGCGACGGCGATCTGTTCTGGTACGCCCCCGCCGCCCCTTCGGCACTTTCGGAGGACAGCATGCCTCCCCGCCATGTCTGCGCCTGGCCCCTGCCGCCCGGCGCCGAGGAAAGCGCCGGGATGGCGGAGTCGGCAACGCCCGCCGAGGCCGGGACCGTTCTGCCTCTGCTGGAAGCCATGCAGCTCCCTCTCCTGCTTGCCGGCGCCAAGGCCCAGACGCAATCCCCCGCGATCAAACAGGATAAATCCGCCCTGCGGCGGCACAAACGCCTCCTGGCTACGCTGGAAACGGAAAAAAACAGGCTTGCCGCCATGCTCCTTTTAGGAGACGAAGCCCGCCTGCTGCAAGCCAATCTCTGGCGATTGCAGCCGGACGCGCGCCTTGAAGCCGTCACCCTGCCGCGTGATCCCGCAAAGCCCGCCGATCCCGCCGCCCCCAAGGGCGAGACGGTGACCATCCGGCTCAATTCCCTGATGTCCGTTACGGAAAATATGCAGGCCATGTTCCGGAAAGCCTCCAAAGCCGCGCGCGGCCTTGCCATGCTTGATGCGCGGCTCGCGCTTCTGCGGGATACGCCGCCCCCGGCTGCCGCCGCGCGGCCGCTGCCGGAAAAAGCGTCTCCGAAAACGGGGAAAAAGACGGTATTCTCCCCGTCGCTGATACAGGAATTTGTGTCATCGGACGGCTTCGCCTTATGGCGGGGCCGCAGCGCCGAAGGCAACCGGGCGTTGCTCAAGCTTGCCAGGCCGTTCGATTTGTGGTTTCACGTAGAGGACGGCCCGAGCGCCCACCTGTTGCTGCGCCGCGACCATGCCGCCCAGGAGGTTCCCGAGCGGACCCTCCGGGAGGCCGCCGCGCTGGTAGGGTTGAAAAGCTGGCGCAAAGACGACCCCAAGGCCCCGGTCATGGTGGCACTGGCAAAACATGTACAGCCCATAAAGGGAGCGGCTTCCGGCACTGTACGGGTGCAGGAGCGGCTGCAGACCCTGTTGGTCTCTTTGGAAGCATCACTGGAACAATCGCTGCGGCCGGACAACAATACCGCCCGCCCCAAGGAAGGAGAATCATGCACCACCCGCAAATAA
- a CDS encoding Transcriptional regulator, XRE family, translating to MNIPTNHQVITHQGVPVAVVVPYDEYAAAFAGSTAQEANEPTVPHEVAARVLKEQISPIRAWREYLGLTQAEVAARMEVSQSAFAQVEAPEAKPRMSTLKKVSAALELSIEQLKW from the coding sequence ATGAACATACCTACTAATCATCAGGTTATCACACACCAGGGCGTGCCCGTGGCCGTGGTGGTGCCCTATGACGAATACGCCGCCGCCTTTGCCGGGTCCACCGCACAAGAGGCAAACGAGCCTACGGTACCCCATGAAGTGGCCGCCCGTGTGCTCAAAGAGCAGATATCCCCTATTCGCGCCTGGCGGGAATACTTGGGTCTGACCCAAGCTGAGGTGGCCGCCCGCATGGAGGTATCGCAATCCGCCTTTGCCCAGGTGGAGGCACCGGAAGCCAAGCCTCGTATGAGCACCTTGAAAAAAGTTTCCGCCGCCTTGGAGCTTTCCATTGAGCAGCTTAAATGGTAG
- a CDS encoding membrane hypothetical protein (Evidence 5 : No homology to any previously reported sequences) — MHHPQITLQKTVCLFGIIVFHALLPFTTQTPSSFWKLYADTQAAGGDYIATALSFALVPSFIFASGFLLEKTMQSGPAFSALLEKRIHRLLAPWFLVMLFWLVPLYTLFDIPAYNRPAGTSFGGTLLAGLQGRFTDHLWFLLVLFWASLFWMICRPLLERTPDPAFPAAFTKPGLAPWLEKAREKAESLKPAWANPEWFRLHWESPVVPARDLAGIGLAVVAAIVLRVAGKNLTWYCFNESAGPILFVYCGMLAYRHRDWLDTFLWKNFAKIFPLTAAAFLILLPAGHGHFLLSWLLGVLGALLTYQLSLLFVRIGFPAKKASGVYAFFEKNTFRFYLFHAPTVLLVFMGLDTLNVFSPWLCILLTVVLTLCITAGVVLCSHKLEQTQLPKIAAGMRPGN, encoded by the coding sequence ATGCACCACCCGCAAATAACCCTGCAAAAAACCGTGTGCCTCTTCGGCATCATCGTCTTCCACGCGCTGCTTCCGTTCACAACGCAGACCCCGTCTTCCTTCTGGAAGCTTTACGCGGATACCCAGGCTGCCGGCGGGGACTATATCGCAACGGCGCTCTCCTTCGCGCTGGTTCCCTCCTTCATTTTCGCATCGGGTTTTTTGCTGGAAAAAACCATGCAAAGCGGTCCCGCCTTCAGCGCGCTGCTGGAAAAACGCATCCACAGGCTGCTCGCTCCCTGGTTTCTGGTAATGCTGTTCTGGCTCGTCCCGCTGTACACGCTGTTTGACATTCCCGCCTACAACCGCCCGGCCGGGACGTCGTTCGGCGGTACCCTGCTCGCCGGGTTGCAAGGCCGTTTTACCGACCATCTCTGGTTTCTGCTCGTTCTTTTCTGGGCCTCGCTCTTCTGGATGATCTGCCGCCCCCTTCTGGAGCGCACGCCGGATCCGGCCTTTCCCGCCGCGTTCACAAAACCCGGCCTTGCTCCCTGGCTTGAAAAGGCCCGGGAAAAAGCGGAAAGCCTGAAACCCGCCTGGGCCAATCCCGAGTGGTTCAGGCTGCATTGGGAATCCCCCGTTGTGCCTGCCCGTGACCTCGCGGGGATCGGCCTTGCCGTTGTTGCCGCCATCGTGCTGCGCGTCGCCGGCAAAAATCTGACCTGGTATTGCTTCAATGAGTCCGCCGGCCCCATCCTGTTCGTATATTGCGGCATGCTGGCCTATCGGCATCGCGACTGGCTGGACACCTTCCTGTGGAAAAATTTTGCAAAAATCTTCCCCCTGACGGCGGCGGCCTTCCTCATTTTGCTGCCCGCCGGCCATGGGCATTTTCTGCTGTCCTGGCTGCTCGGCGTTCTTGGCGCGCTGCTCACGTACCAGCTGAGCCTCCTGTTCGTCCGCATCGGCTTCCCGGCCAAAAAGGCTTCAGGCGTCTACGCGTTTTTTGAAAAGAACACCTTCCGTTTTTACCTTTTCCATGCCCCCACGGTTCTTCTTGTTTTCATGGGGCTGGACACGCTGAACGTCTTTTCACCGTGGCTCTGCATCCTGCTTACCGTTGTGCTGACACTTTGCATCACAGCGGGCGTCGTCCTTTGCAGCCACAAGCTCGAGCAAACACAATTGCCCAAAATTGCCGCCGGGATGCGCCCCGGTAACTGA
- a CDS encoding hypothetical protein (Evidence 5 : No homology to any previously reported sequences), translated as MRDYSKISPQFWYGRTGKEMRKLGASTQFIALYLLTNRHVNMLGLYNLPMLYIAADTGIAQEAGHLVNVVAMGSAAFRPDAVTWAPDCPFVACSNERQRKWAVRVASLPSHIIGQCGKEGRTGKVRYHLSCLRGCLFATAQCWESEFAPAP; from the coding sequence ATGCGTGACTACTCTAAAATCTCGCCCCAATTCTGGTATGGCCGCACAGGTAAGGAGATGCGTAAACTCGGCGCATCCACGCAGTTCATCGCGCTCTATCTTCTCACGAACCGCCACGTGAACATGCTCGGGCTGTACAATTTGCCCATGCTGTACATTGCGGCGGACACCGGCATTGCCCAGGAGGCCGGGCACCTGGTGAACGTGGTTGCTATGGGAAGCGCCGCCTTCCGGCCTGATGCCGTCACCTGGGCACCAGATTGCCCATTCGTGGCATGTTCCAACGAAAGGCAACGTAAATGGGCCGTGCGCGTCGCTTCTTTACCATCGCACATCATCGGGCAATGCGGGAAAGAGGGCAGGACAGGCAAGGTGCGTTACCATCTGTCCTGCCTCCGGGGCTGCTTATTCGCCACGGCTCAATGCTGGGAAAGTGAGTTCGCTCCGGCACCTTGA
- a CDS encoding Plasmid stabilization system, with protein MNNIEWTTKALRQTRKLPAVEQGNIADAVETLRDWPNVEQVKALQGKPGYRLRVGRYRVLFTVHAGIPLVVRIEEVKKRDEHTY; from the coding sequence ATGAACAATATCGAGTGGACAACCAAGGCCCTTCGCCAGACGCGCAAGCTCCCGGCGGTGGAGCAAGGCAATATCGCCGATGCCGTGGAGACTTTGCGGGACTGGCCGAACGTGGAACAGGTAAAGGCTCTGCAAGGCAAGCCCGGCTACCGGCTGCGCGTGGGACGCTACCGAGTTTTGTTCACCGTCCATGCGGGAATCCCCCTGGTTGTTCGCATAGAGGAGGTCAAGAAACGCGATGAACATACCTACTAA
- a CDS encoding conserved hypothetical protein (Evidence 4 : Homologs of previously reported genes of unknown function), which yields MTTNCDCHCQCAAANRTIEIEVTESECPKMPKGSKMILDGPIINYERTTGPVCLTAVNAIYPWIIVTRFDVFTPDLDFDPAADCYHAVCPCGTVKYDIRKGKPC from the coding sequence ATGACAACCAACTGCGATTGCCACTGCCAATGCGCGGCGGCAAACAGAACGATCGAAATTGAAGTGACGGAGTCCGAGTGCCCGAAAATGCCCAAGGGCAGCAAAATGATCCTGGACGGCCCGATCATCAACTATGAACGGACAACAGGGCCGGTCTGCCTTACGGCGGTCAACGCCATCTATCCCTGGATCATCGTGACCCGGTTCGACGTATTTACCCCGGATCTCGACTTTGACCCGGCGGCGGACTGCTACCATGCGGTCTGCCCCTGTGGAACCGTAAAGTACGACATCCGCAAGGGCAAACCCTGTTAA
- a CDS encoding TRAP transporter solute receptor, TAXI family, with protein sequence MRKIFITTVLMAAMLFAGSAFAAKTFIRISTSTVGGGFYLIGNTIAQLGQVKMADEMNFTAVTGGSIKNMMNLEKGECELGLTQSSTLALGIAGEAPFKAPLKKLRYVTSIYPMPAHILINKRSGIKSVADFKGKRIDYGSVGQGIETNVRELMSMYGLEDKDVKIERFGRSEFEEAFKTDRIEGTLWTTTTPNAQISDLIRSDVVGLLSMEKEKLDAMLKRYPHYIATTIPGGTYEGISTDTLTFGAVGSLLTHDGMPDEVIYKITKMLHENSDFLKERLGSYFAGFNLEFALSGMGETLLHPGAAKYYKEKGLIK encoded by the coding sequence ATGCGTAAAATCTTTATAACAACTGTCCTGATGGCCGCCATGCTGTTCGCCGGTTCCGCCTTTGCGGCAAAAACCTTTATCCGCATCAGCACCAGCACGGTGGGCGGCGGGTTTTACCTGATCGGCAATACCATCGCCCAACTCGGCCAGGTGAAAATGGCCGACGAGATGAACTTCACGGCCGTTACCGGCGGCAGCATCAAAAACATGATGAACCTGGAAAAAGGGGAATGTGAGCTCGGGCTTACCCAATCCTCCACCCTTGCTCTGGGCATCGCGGGGGAGGCCCCTTTCAAAGCCCCGCTGAAAAAACTGCGGTACGTCACGTCCATCTACCCCATGCCCGCGCATATCTTGATAAACAAGCGCTCCGGCATCAAGAGCGTTGCCGACTTCAAGGGCAAGCGCATTGACTACGGCTCCGTGGGACAGGGGATTGAAACGAACGTGCGCGAACTCATGAGCATGTACGGCCTTGAAGACAAGGACGTCAAAATTGAGCGTTTCGGCCGTTCGGAATTTGAGGAAGCGTTCAAGACCGACCGGATTGAAGGAACTCTCTGGACGACCACAACGCCCAACGCGCAGATTTCCGACCTTATCCGCTCCGACGTTGTGGGCCTGCTCAGCATGGAAAAAGAAAAACTCGATGCAATGCTGAAGCGCTACCCGCATTATATCGCGACGACCATTCCCGGCGGCACGTACGAAGGGATTTCCACCGACACGCTCACATTCGGCGCGGTGGGTTCGCTTTTGACGCACGACGGCATGCCTGACGAGGTTATTTACAAGATTACCAAAATGCTGCACGAAAACAGCGATTTTTTGAAAGAGCGCCTCGGCAGCTATTTTGCCGGGTTTAATCTGGAATTTGCGCTTTCCGGTATGGGCGAAACGCTTCTGCACCCCGGCGCCGCCAAGTACTACAAGGAAAAAGGCCTGATTAAGTAA
- the lon gene encoding DNA-binding ATP-dependent protease La (Evidence 2a : Function of homologous gene experimentally demonstrated in an other organism; PubMedId : 10094703, 14665623, 2984174, 3042779, 3289547, 7988699, 8226758, 8294008, 8939438; Product type e : enzyme) yields MNIEPNDKGHMLPLMSLREVVMFPKSITPLFVGREASIRAIERASSDFDKQIMLVPQRDSNVERPGFGDLFEIGTVCRILQLLRLPDGTIKVLFEGLYRATWLRPEGSSKVLEDGGDFSQVRVTPIPEMVTAAPEGEALMRTAMESLRDYAKNNKKISPDILQALGAVATPGHLADAVMGHLKLDYRKKQEVFATLDPVERLTKVYELLQAEIDIASMERRIKGRVKSQMERNQREYYLNEQIKAIHKEMGREDDPTQEVAELEKRFAEKDMPEEAREKGLREVKKLRQMPPSSAEYTVVHNYVDWILDLPWNSLKETTIDIGAAREILDADHFGLEKPKERILEYLAVQKLVNKLKGPILCLVGPPGVGKTSLVKSVARATGREYVRLSLGGVRDEAEIRGHRRTYVGALPGKIIQSLKRVKFNNPLFCLDEIDKMSMDFRGDPSAALLEVLDPEQNCAFNDHYLDLDYDLSQIFFITTANSLHAIPLPLQDRMEIIRLPGYLETEKRHIARNFLIPKQIEMHGLTPEQMQVSENAVVEIIHSYTREAGVRSLEREIATVCRKVAMRVVDEKEKFETAHISRSSLPGLLGVKKYRHGEKEHDSQIGVCTGLAYTEVGGELLVVETALMPGKGNVNTTGKLGDVMKESAQAALSYVRSRSDAFGLRRDFYKTIDIHVHVPEGATPKDGPSAGVTLVTSLVSALLGIPVRSDVAMTGEITLRGRVLPIGGLREKLLAAHRGMIHTVIIPKDNERDLKEVPAEILKSLVIKPVENADEVLEIALTASVGDIFPGRATAAPVYQSLRGHDDAHEPPLTAQ; encoded by the coding sequence ATGAACATTGAGCCGAACGACAAGGGGCATATGCTCCCGTTGATGTCACTCCGGGAAGTGGTGATGTTTCCCAAGTCCATCACACCGCTTTTCGTGGGGCGGGAGGCTTCCATACGCGCCATAGAGCGCGCGTCTTCAGACTTCGACAAACAGATAATGCTCGTGCCGCAGCGGGATTCCAACGTGGAGCGGCCGGGTTTCGGCGATCTGTTTGAAATCGGCACGGTCTGCCGCATCCTGCAACTCCTTCGCCTGCCGGACGGCACCATCAAAGTGCTGTTCGAGGGGCTTTACAGAGCCACCTGGCTCCGGCCGGAAGGCAGCTCGAAAGTGCTGGAGGACGGCGGAGATTTCTCCCAGGTCCGCGTTACCCCCATCCCGGAGATGGTCACGGCGGCCCCGGAAGGGGAAGCGCTCATGCGCACGGCCATGGAAAGCCTGCGCGATTACGCCAAAAACAATAAGAAAATTTCGCCGGACATTCTCCAGGCCCTTGGCGCCGTTGCCACTCCCGGCCACCTTGCCGACGCCGTGATGGGGCATTTGAAGCTCGACTACCGCAAAAAACAGGAAGTGTTTGCAACGCTTGACCCCGTGGAACGGTTGACCAAGGTCTACGAACTGCTCCAGGCGGAAATCGACATCGCCTCCATGGAACGGCGCATCAAAGGCCGCGTCAAAAGCCAGATGGAGCGCAACCAGCGCGAGTACTATCTCAACGAGCAGATAAAGGCCATCCACAAGGAAATGGGGCGTGAAGACGACCCCACGCAGGAAGTGGCCGAACTGGAAAAACGGTTCGCGGAAAAGGACATGCCCGAAGAAGCACGGGAAAAAGGCCTGCGCGAAGTGAAAAAACTCCGCCAGATGCCCCCCTCCTCCGCGGAATACACGGTTGTACACAACTATGTGGACTGGATTCTCGACCTGCCCTGGAATTCGTTGAAAGAGACGACCATTGATATCGGGGCGGCCCGGGAAATCCTCGATGCCGACCATTTCGGCCTTGAAAAACCGAAAGAACGCATCCTTGAGTATCTGGCTGTGCAGAAGCTGGTCAACAAGCTCAAAGGCCCCATTTTGTGCCTTGTCGGCCCTCCCGGCGTCGGCAAAACATCGCTCGTCAAATCGGTGGCCCGCGCGACGGGCCGGGAATACGTGCGCCTGTCTCTGGGCGGCGTGCGCGACGAAGCGGAAATCAGGGGGCACCGGCGCACCTACGTAGGGGCGCTACCCGGCAAGATTATCCAGTCACTGAAACGGGTAAAATTCAATAACCCCCTGTTCTGTCTTGATGAAATTGACAAGATGAGCATGGACTTCCGGGGCGACCCCTCGGCGGCGCTGCTGGAAGTGCTTGATCCCGAACAGAACTGCGCGTTCAACGACCATTACCTGGACCTGGATTACGATCTCTCGCAGATCTTTTTCATCACCACGGCCAACTCGCTCCATGCCATCCCCCTGCCCTTGCAGGACCGTATGGAAATTATCCGGCTGCCCGGCTACCTGGAAACGGAAAAGCGCCATATCGCGCGTAACTTCCTGATCCCGAAGCAGATTGAAATGCACGGCCTGACTCCGGAGCAGATGCAGGTTTCCGAAAACGCGGTGGTGGAGATCATCCACTCATACACCCGCGAGGCGGGCGTGCGCAGCCTGGAACGCGAAATCGCGACCGTGTGCCGGAAAGTCGCCATGCGCGTTGTGGATGAAAAGGAAAAATTCGAAACCGCCCACATTTCCCGCAGCAGCCTTCCCGGTTTACTCGGCGTGAAAAAATACCGTCACGGCGAGAAGGAGCACGACTCCCAGATCGGCGTCTGCACGGGGCTCGCCTACACCGAGGTCGGCGGCGAACTGCTGGTGGTGGAAACCGCGCTGATGCCCGGCAAGGGCAACGTCAACACCACGGGCAAGCTCGGCGACGTCATGAAGGAGTCCGCCCAGGCGGCGCTCTCCTACGTGCGGTCGCGCTCCGACGCCTTCGGCCTGCGCCGGGATTTTTACAAGACCATCGACATCCACGTCCACGTGCCCGAGGGCGCCACGCCCAAAGACGGCCCGTCCGCCGGGGTTACGCTCGTAACGTCCCTTGTCTCCGCCCTGCTCGGCATTCCCGTGCGGAGCGACGTGGCCATGACCGGCGAGATTACGCTGCGCGGCCGCGTGCTGCCGATCGGGGGGCTCCGGGAAAAACTCCTGGCCGCCCACCGCGGTATGATACATACCGTGATTATCCCCAAGGATAACGAGCGGGATCTTAAGGAAGTCCCGGCGGAAATTCTCAAAAGTCTTGTCATCAAGCCTGTTGAAAACGCGGACGAAGTTCTGGAAATCGCGCTCACAGCCTCCGTGGGGGATATTTTCCCCGGCCGGGCGACGGCGGCGCCCGTCTACCAATCCCTCAGAGGGCACGACGATGCCCATGAGCCGCCGCTGACAGCGCAATAA
- a CDS encoding TRAP transporter, 4TM/12TM fusion protein: MSEASSPMAPQAAPEAAASAVPPSGEAPKKKKGKRRAFSGNLKLFITVLTVALACFHLYTSFFGLLPAMQQRSFHLAFILPLIFLLYPAGKNSPYERPSVLDWLFAVSVAGCSLYVCFFYEDIANRAGMFEEYEIYLAALFVLLVFEAARRVLGYILPAFCAFFLFFAYFGPSMPGPFVHAGLSIPRILEELYLTTDGLFGLVTGVSATYIFMFILFGSFLSSTGTANFFNDFSMALTGHLKGGPAKIAVLSSALMGTISGSTSANVATTGSFTIPLMKKVGYQPHFAGAVEAAASTGGQIMPPVLGSAAFIIADTVGTPYINVVVASLVPALLYFFGIWCSLSVEASRVGLKGLPKDMLPKIKHVIVKTGYKAIPLFAIVILLCMGRNPLFAACVGIVCCVVLSFVDKADRLSWKSLIATLEDGSKSALSVAIACTIVGVVIGMMGATGIALRIGDAILSYTQGMLIPTMIVTMIICLLLGMGMPTTASYVMASAVGVPAMILLGCNPLDAHFFVFFYAVLSSVTPPVCVGAYTAAGIAGANPNQTAFTAVRLALSGFIIPFVFILNPELLLTNVTNWPMFVVTLASAMVGIATLSVGLEGFLFVNLRIYERLALLGAALCMIKPGMYTDAVGLGLLAAVYCLAKMRKKPELKPATE; encoded by the coding sequence ATGTCAGAGGCCTCCTCCCCCATGGCCCCACAGGCTGCTCCCGAAGCCGCGGCGTCTGCCGTTCCGCCGTCCGGCGAAGCGCCCAAAAAGAAAAAAGGCAAGCGCCGCGCGTTTTCCGGCAACCTGAAGCTTTTCATCACGGTCCTGACCGTGGCGCTCGCCTGTTTCCATCTGTATACGTCCTTTTTCGGCCTGCTGCCCGCCATGCAGCAGAGAAGCTTCCACCTGGCGTTTATTTTGCCGCTTATTTTCCTGCTGTATCCCGCTGGGAAAAATTCGCCGTACGAAAGGCCTTCCGTTCTTGACTGGCTGTTTGCCGTATCCGTTGCCGGGTGTTCGCTGTATGTCTGCTTTTTCTATGAAGACATAGCCAACCGCGCCGGCATGTTCGAGGAGTATGAAATCTACCTCGCGGCGCTGTTTGTGCTGCTGGTGTTCGAGGCGGCACGCCGGGTGCTGGGCTACATCCTGCCCGCGTTTTGCGCTTTTTTCCTTTTCTTCGCCTATTTCGGGCCGTCCATGCCCGGACCTTTCGTGCACGCGGGCCTCTCCATCCCCCGCATTCTCGAGGAACTGTACCTGACCACCGACGGTCTGTTCGGCCTGGTTACGGGCGTTTCCGCCACGTATATTTTTATGTTCATTCTGTTCGGCTCCTTCCTCAGCTCCACGGGGACGGCCAACTTCTTCAACGACTTTTCCATGGCCCTCACCGGCCATCTGAAAGGCGGCCCAGCCAAGATCGCGGTGCTTTCCAGCGCGCTCATGGGCACTATTTCCGGGTCCACCTCGGCCAACGTGGCCACCACCGGTTCCTTCACCATCCCGCTCATGAAAAAGGTCGGCTACCAGCCGCACTTTGCCGGGGCGGTGGAAGCCGCGGCCTCCACGGGCGGGCAGATCATGCCGCCGGTGCTCGGCTCCGCGGCCTTCATCATCGCGGACACCGTGGGCACCCCGTACATCAACGTGGTTGTCGCCTCGCTCGTCCCGGCGCTGCTGTATTTCTTCGGCATCTGGTGCAGCCTGTCCGTGGAGGCGAGCCGCGTGGGCCTGAAAGGCCTGCCCAAAGACATGCTGCCCAAGATCAAGCACGTCATCGTCAAGACCGGGTACAAGGCCATTCCGCTGTTCGCCATCGTGATCCTGCTCTGCATGGGGCGGAACCCGCTGTTCGCGGCCTGCGTGGGCATCGTGTGCTGCGTGGTGCTCTCCTTCGTGGACAAGGCCGACCGGCTGAGTTGGAAGTCTCTGATCGCGACGCTTGAGGACGGCTCCAAGTCCGCCCTGTCCGTGGCCATCGCCTGCACCATCGTGGGGGTGGTCATCGGCATGATGGGCGCCACGGGCATTGCGTTGCGTATCGGCGACGCGATTTTGAGCTACACCCAGGGGATGCTCATCCCGACCATGATCGTGACCATGATAATCTGCCTCTTGCTCGGCATGGGCATGCCGACCACGGCCTCCTACGTCATGGCGTCCGCCGTGGGCGTTCCGGCCATGATCCTGCTCGGCTGCAACCCGCTGGACGCGCATTTCTTCGTGTTCTTCTACGCGGTGCTTTCGTCCGTCACCCCGCCGGTGTGCGTCGGCGCGTACACGGCCGCCGGGATAGCCGGGGCCAACCCCAACCAAACGGCGTTTACCGCCGTGCGGCTGGCGCTTTCCGGGTTTATCATTCCCTTTGTGTTTATCCTGAACCCGGAACTCTTGCTGACCAACGTGACCAACTGGCCCATGTTCGTGGTGACGCTGGCCTCGGCCATGGTGGGCATAGCCACCTTGTCCGTGGGGCTTGAGGGTTTTCTTTTCGTCAACTTGCGGATCTACGAGCGCCTCGCGCTGCTGGGCGCCGCGCTCTGCATGATAAAACCCGGCATGTATACCGATGCCGTCGGCCTGGGGCTCCTGGCCGCCGTGTATTGCCTCGCCAAGATGCGCAAAAAACCGGAACTGAAACCGGCAACCGAATAA
- the dksA gene encoding RNA polymerase-binding transcription factor DksA translates to MDQKDLEYFRTLLNGQLEEALKQGDMTLEDMTDNTEIFADPADRATMESDRAFTLRIRDRERKLIKKIRGALTRLDNGTYGICEDCGEEIGVPRLKARPVTKLCINCKSKQEEDEQLRGD, encoded by the coding sequence ATGGATCAAAAAGACCTTGAATACTTCCGTACGCTTTTGAACGGACAATTGGAGGAAGCCCTGAAACAGGGCGATATGACGCTGGAGGATATGACGGATAACACCGAAATATTCGCCGACCCCGCGGACCGCGCCACAATGGAGTCTGACCGGGCTTTTACCTTGCGCATCCGCGACCGCGAGCGCAAACTGATCAAAAAAATCCGCGGTGCCCTGACGCGCCTGGATAACGGCACATACGGCATTTGTGAAGACTGCGGCGAAGAGATCGGCGTTCCCCGCCTCAAAGCGCGGCCTGTCACCAAACTGTGCATCAACTGCAAAAGCAAGCAGGAAGAAGACGAACAATTGCGCGGCGATTAA